The sequence ACCGGCCCGCGAGGGGCACGCGCGAATAGCTTGGAACACGTTGCTCGGCTGCCCGTGACGCCGCGCCGGAAGCCCAAGCCTCAATAGTCACAAGCCTTTGCGGAATGTGCGGTTATGCCGCCGCGAAGACGGTATCGCATGGAGAACGCCATTGGCGCCTATCCTTATTCCTGCTCCGGAGCGGTAGCCGAGCTGCCCGCACGGTAGCCGGCGAGGTCCAGGGTGACAAAACGATAGCCCGCGCCGCGGCAGCCCGCTACGATCTTCTCGCGCATGCCCGCGTCGAGCAGCCTTGGAATATCAGCATGATCCACCTCGATGCGGCACAGGTCGCCATGATGCCTCGCGCGGTACTGCCGCAAGCCCAGCGACTTCAGCACCTCTTCCGCCTGTTCGACTCTCGAGACAGCCTCGCGCGAGACTCGCATACCCGTGGGAAACCGCGATGCCAGGCAGGCAAACGATGCCTTGCCGGCCGTGGGCAGTTTGCGCCTCCGGCTCAAGAGGCGTATGTCTTCTTTTGAAAGGCCGGCTTCCTGAAGCGGCGCCGCGACGGCATGTTCCCTGGCGGCCTGGTGGCCGACGCGCGTCGGGTCAAGAGCATCCTCGGCAATAGCGCCATACGCTACCACGGCAACGCCGTTCTTTTTCGCGTACTTTTCCATCTGTTGAAAGAGCTCGATCTTGCAGTGGTAACACCGCATGGGCCCGTTCTGGAGGTATTCCTCGAGCTCGAACTCGTTGGTCTTGATAATGGCAAGGTTCCAGCCGCGCTCTCGGGCGAGCGCTCTTGCGGCGGCCAGCTCGGAACGGGGGATGCTGGGCGAATCCGCGATGACGAGCTCGGCCCGGCCGCCAAGCACCTCGTGCGCCACATCTGCCAGATACGTGGAATCCACCCCGCCTGAATAGGCCACCACCACGCTCCGGTAGGCGGCAATTGTCTTCTTCAGCAGCTCTTCCTTGCGCAGGGCTGTCTCCGGAATGCCTGTTTCCGTTTCACTCATCGATCGTTCCTGTGGCGAGATCGCCTCGAATACCTTCTATCCTTACGCGGGCGAATTCGTTATGCATCCTTTTAGCCGAACGCGCGGCAACACGGATATAATTCCCTGTATACCCTTCCCACCAGCCGTCCTGCTCGTGCTCGAACAGCACCTCGACAGCCGCGCCGAGATAGCGTTCGTAGAAGGCGCGCCGCTTACGTGCGCTGATGCGCCGCACCTTGGCGCTGCGCCAGTTGGCCGCTTTCGGGTCGACCTTCTCCGGAATGCGCTGCGCCGCCGTGCCGTCGCGCTCGGAGTATTTGAATACATGAGCGTAGGCGATAGGGGTATCGCGCAGTACTGCGCACGTCTCCTCGAAATCCGCCTCGGTCTCGCCCGGCATGCCTACCATGATGTCGGTTCCGATGCACAAAGCCGGCACTCGGCAATAGGCTTTTTCAATGAAGTCCACGAATTCGCTGCGCGTGTATTTGCGTTTCATGAGGCGCAACACCTTGTCCGAACCCGATTGCAGAGGGATATGCAGGTACGGAACCAGGGCATGGTCCGGAGCCGCCATGCAGCCGAGCAGTTCCTCCGGTATCGTCGTTGGCTCGATCGAGCTGATCCGGATACGGCGCAGTCCCTGCAGGTCGTTTAAGCGGTTTACCACGTCGGCGATGTCGAGCCCCTGGTCGTTGTAGCAGCCGAGATTGACGCCCGTGAGCACCAGTTCTTTCGCGCCCCGCGCGACCAAGGCGCGGGCTTCGTCGAGCAAGTTGTCCATCTCGCGGCTGCGGTTCCGTCCGCGCGCAAACGGTATCGCACAGAAACTGCACATAAAGTTGCAGCCGTCTTGGATCTTGAGATTTGTCCGGCGTTCAATGAGCGCATCGCCCGCGAACGGGATCGTGAAATCGTGGCGTTGAATCCGATCGCGGACAATCAAGGGGGTCTCATTTTTCCCCTGCGCGGCGAATTCGAGCACCCGCATTTTTTCCTGGTTGCCGCAGATGAGATCGATTCCTTCGATCTCCGCCAGGGCACGGTAGCCGGTCTGCGCGTAGCACCCGATCACCGCCACGTACGCCTTGGGGTTCTTGCGAATGAACGCCCGGATGAGCTGGCGTGATTTGGCGTCGGCCTCCCGCGTCACCGTACAGCTATGCACGATACCCAGATCCGCCGGCTTCCCGAACGGCACGATTTCGTAACCCTCGCGGCGCAGCAAATCCATCAGTATCCCGCTCTCGGACTGGTTCAGGCGGCAGCCCAGCGTGTGGACCGCGGCCCTGCGCCTGCCCTCGCGCGGCGCCGGATTATGTACAGATGCGCATTCGGCCATGGTTTCTATACCGTCTTTTCACTCGTCTTGATTGCCCATTCGGTCAAGAGGCGCACGCCATATCCCGTGGCGTGCTTCGGATCCAGATAGGGGATATTCTTGCCGCCCCACGCTGTTCCGGCAATATCGAGGTGCGCCCAGGGCGTATCGCCCACGAAATGTTTCAAGAAACAGCCGCCCACGATGGTGCCCGCTTCTTTCGGAGGCCCGATATTGCAGATGTCGGCATGGGCGCCTTCGAGCAGCTTGTCGTAATCGTCCCAAAGCGGCAAGCGCCAAACCCGCTCGCCCGTAACGGCCCCCGCCGCCTCGAGGGACTCGGCCAAGGCATCGTCATCGGACATCAAGCCCGCCGCGTAGTGTCCCAGCGCCACAACGCATGCTCCGGTAAGGGTCGCAAGGTTTACCACATGGTCCGGCTGGTGCTCCCGGATGGTGTACGCGAGTGCGTCGGCCAGGATCAGGCGGCCTTCGGCGTCAGTATTGTTCACCTCGATCGTCTTCCCGTTGTATGCGCGGACCACGTCGCCGGGTTTCTGGGCATGGCCGCCGGGCGTGTTCTCGCACGCAGGGACGACACACACCACGTTGAGGGCGGGTTTCAGGGCGGCGATGGCGCGAAATGCCCCGAATACCGCCGCCGCGCCGCACATATCAAACTTCATCTCGTGCATGCCCTGGACCGGCTTGAGCGAGATGCCCCCCGTATCGAACGTCACGCCTTTGCCCACAAACGCGACGGTCTTTGTGGCAGCGTCATGCTTGTAGTGGAGCACCGAAAGCGTAGGTGGTTCGGCACTGCCCCGCGCAACCCCGAGAAATGCGCCCATCTCAAGCTCTTCCAACTGGTCCCGATGCAGCACCTCGCCTTCGCAACCGGCGTCTTCCGCCATTTCAAGCGCTGCGCCCGCCAGGCGGGACGGCGTCATGTCGTTTGCAGGCGTATTGGCCAGATCGCGCGCCCAGTTCGTGCTCTGGCAGGCGATCCGCGCTTGTTCGCACCGCCGTGCGGCCAGGTGGGCGCCCGACTCCACGACTATCGCTATCGCATCGACCGGTTGCGGAGCCGGCTCGTCGCTTTTGCGCTCCTTATATTGGTCAAACCGGTACTGCCCGAGCATGACGCCGTCGACGAATCCGTGGGCATGCTCAGCGATGAGAGCGGCGTCGAAGGCAGCCATCGCGACCCGGTGTGCGCCCAGCAATTCGGACGCTTTGCCGGCGGACCGGCGCACGGTCTCGGCAGTGCAGGCGTTACGTTTCCCGAGTCCCAACAGCACCACGCCATCGTATACGCCGCTTGCGGACGGTAAAAAGCACACTTCCTGCGGCTTGCCGCGCACGGTCTCCTTCTCGCGAAGCCGCGCGATTGCGCGCGTATCGGCATCATCGAGCAACGGGCTGTCGCCGCCGGCGCCGTCCTCGAAAACAGGCACGGCCAGCGCGCACCGGCCTTCCGGAAACGTGAATTTCGCGCGCGACACGACCTTGACGTTCATGTCTGTTCTTGCCTCCGTGTTCGATGCCTCGTCCTACCCGCTAGCGGGCGGGGGCGGTTGCGCCGGTGAGCCGTTCAGCTTCGAGCCAGTGATTGCGAAAACCCGTAATACGCACATCCACCAGATCGCCGATCTCAAGTTCGGGCCCGGGCACGCTCACCGGCCGGAAACCTTCCGTGCGGCCGTTCATTACCCCCTGCTGGCGCAGGTGCGCGCCGTCAATGAGCACCTCGTGAGTCGTGCCCGCCAACGCGCGCAATTGCTCCCCGGTGATGCGTTCCTGAAGTCCGAGGACTTGTGCCAGGCGCGTTTCCTTGACCTCGCGAGGCACATCGTCTTCCATCTTCGCCGCGCGCGTGCCCGGCCGCACCGAGTATTTGAACGCGAATATCTGGCTGAACCGCACTTCTTCCATCACACGCAGGGTCCAGGCGAACTCTTCCTCGGTTTCGGTCGGGAATCCGACGATGATGTCCGTGCTGATCTCGATGTGTGGGTTGATCGAGCGCATATAGCGCACCTTATCGAGATACTCCTCGATGGTGTGGCGCCGCCGCATCAGCTTGAGAACGCGGTTACCGCCCGCTTGAAACGGCAGGTGAACGTGGTTGCAGATGGTCTTGCGCTCCGCCATCAGGTCTGACAGGCGGCTGTTCCAATCTTTCGGATGGGGCGACGTGAACCGCAGACGGTTCAGACCGTCGAGCCGCGACACGGCGTCCAGCAACTCATAGAATCCCGCTTCGCCCGCCTTGTACGAATTCACGTTCTGGCCCAGCAGCCAGATTTCCTTCGCGCCTTGGCCAATCATGGCGCGGGCTTCGCGCAGTATGTTGCCGGGCTCGCGGCTGACCTCGCGGCCCCGCGTGTAGGGGACGACACAAAACGAGCAGAAGTTGTCGCAGCCCTTCGTGATGGCGATGTACCCTCTGCACCCTTCGAGGGCCACCTGCTCGAGGCGTTCTTCGGGGATGAAGTTCTGCACCTTCTGCTTCCCTGAGAGCCACTCGGTGTTCAAAACCCGTTCGCCTCGCTCGGCGGCCGCGATCATCTCGGGCAGGTCAAAATAGTTGTCAGGACCAAAGACCATATCCACGCATTTTTCGCGTTTGAGGATGGCCTCGCCCTCCTGTTGCGCCACGCATCCCGCCACGCCGATGATCATCTGCGAACCGTTCTTCTTGAGGTTTCGCAGGCGGCCCAGGAGGCTGTACACCTTGTTTTCCGGGTTCTCGCGCACCGAGCATGTGTTGACCAGCACGACGTCGGCGTTCGCCGGGTCACCGATCATTTCGTAGCCCGCCGCTTCGAGTACTTTCGCCATCCGCTGGCTGTCGTGTTCGTTCATCTGGCAGCCAAACGTCTGGATATGTGCGCGCTTGCTCATGATTCCTTGTAACAGCCCTGATTATCAGAATAGCGTTCCGCACCGTGCCCGTAAGGACGGTCACTGCACCGAAACGGCCACGAAGAACAGAATATCATACCATCCAAACACTACCGATCCAATCCAAGGACCCTGCGCGAGCACCCTGCGCGCAATTGATGAAATGGCGGGCAGGAGACCCCTATCCCGTTGAACAGAGGGCCGGACCGCGCGCGGCGCCTGGGCTTGGAGCACCGGCAGCCGGGTCAGTCAACCGTTACCGGATGCCCGCTGCGCACCGATTCCTCAATAGCGCAAATGGCCTTCGTGACCTGCAGCCCGTCGCGCCCCGTGACCAACAACTCCTTGCCGTCGCGGACGCATTCGGCGAAGTGGCGAATGCTCTCCGCCGCGAATCCCATTTGGCGCCCGTAGACCGTGGGCATCACCAGGATATCGGGATACGAGGCCTCTTTCCCGGTGTACTTCTCGAGCGTGCGGTTGTGCGACGCATCCATATAGATGGCGCCTTTGCTGCCCACGACCTCGCACTTCAGATCAATCAGGCTGGGTTGCGAGTCAGGCAATATCCATGAATTCTCGAGTTGCGCCGTCGCGCCCGCTCGAAAATGGAGCGTCGCTTGATAGTAGTCGGGCGTATCGATACCCATGTTCTTGAGCACTTCGGACCGTGCCACGGCATATACCCGCGTGACTTCGTCGTCCAGCAGCCACCGGATCGTGTCGATACTGTGGCTTCCGATAAACCACATGACGGTGGACTGGCCCGCCCATGAGAGCATTTTCGACGGCACATGAACACGGTCGCTCAGGCGGTAGTAAACGTGTTGCGGCACGCCGATGTCGCCGTTTTGAATCGTCTGGCGCGCCTTGTACAGCGGAGGACTCCATCGCGCGTGGAAATCGACCATCAACTTCACGCCGGCCTTCTCGGCAGCCATCACGATGGCCTCGCATTGCTGGACGGTCATGGCGAGGGGCTTTTCGCAGAGGATGTGTTTGCCGGCTTCAGCGGCTGCCAGGGCGATCTCCGCGTGCGCGAAATCCGGCGTCACGATGGACACGGCCTGTATCGCATCGTTGGCCAAGAGTTCACGGTAGTCCATGTACGCCGCCGCGGCGGTCGCGTTGGCGAGGGCCTCGGCCCGGCCGGCCACGAGGTCCGCCACGCCCAGGACCCGGACCCCGTGCATCGCGGCGTAGGTTCGCGCGTGGACCGTCCCCCACGTTCCCGTGCCGATAATGCCTATGCCAAGCACGCTCATGACGCCACTCCTTCCCGCGCGGCACCCTCCCCGGCCCGGAGGCAGCCGAAGGCCTCAGAAACCCGGCCGGCACCCCGCTTCCTCCAGACAATCGCGCAGCTCCGGCAACCGCTCCTGCGGACACAGCAGCTGATTGTCATGGCCTTCCCGGTAGGCCACCGTTTCCTGCGGCAGAATATCGTGGCCCGCGATATAGAGAGATTGATACCGTGCCTCGCGGCGAATGGCATCAATCGCCGCGCAATCCGCCGCTTCGAGTATCTCGACGGCGATGATAGGCCGCAGGGTGCTCAACACTAGCCGGGCTCCGCCCAACACGGCATGCTCGAAGCTCTCCACATCAA comes from Candidatus Hydrogenedentota bacterium and encodes:
- the larE gene encoding ATP-dependent sacrificial sulfur transferase LarE, yielding MSETETGIPETALRKEELLKKTIAAYRSVVVAYSGGVDSTYLADVAHEVLGGRAELVIADSPSIPRSELAAARALARERGWNLAIIKTNEFELEEYLQNGPMRCYHCKIELFQQMEKYAKKNGVAVVAYGAIAEDALDPTRVGHQAAREHAVAAPLQEAGLSKEDIRLLSRRRKLPTAGKASFACLASRFPTGMRVSREAVSRVEQAEEVLKSLGLRQYRARHHGDLCRIEVDHADIPRLLDAGMREKIVAGCRGAGYRFVTLDLAGYRAGSSATAPEQE
- the mtaB gene encoding tRNA (N(6)-L-threonylcarbamoyladenosine(37)-C(2))-methylthiotransferase MtaB, producing MAECASVHNPAPREGRRRAAVHTLGCRLNQSESGILMDLLRREGYEIVPFGKPADLGIVHSCTVTREADAKSRQLIRAFIRKNPKAYVAVIGCYAQTGYRALAEIEGIDLICGNQEKMRVLEFAAQGKNETPLIVRDRIQRHDFTIPFAGDALIERRTNLKIQDGCNFMCSFCAIPFARGRNRSREMDNLLDEARALVARGAKELVLTGVNLGCYNDQGLDIADVVNRLNDLQGLRRIRISSIEPTTIPEELLGCMAAPDHALVPYLHIPLQSGSDKVLRLMKRKYTRSEFVDFIEKAYCRVPALCIGTDIMVGMPGETEADFEETCAVLRDTPIAYAHVFKYSERDGTAAQRIPEKVDPKAANWRSAKVRRISARKRRAFYERYLGAAVEVLFEHEQDGWWEGYTGNYIRVAARSAKRMHNEFARVRIEGIRGDLATGTIDE
- a CDS encoding leucyl aminopeptidase; this translates as MNVKVVSRAKFTFPEGRCALAVPVFEDGAGGDSPLLDDADTRAIARLREKETVRGKPQEVCFLPSASGVYDGVVLLGLGKRNACTAETVRRSAGKASELLGAHRVAMAAFDAALIAEHAHGFVDGVMLGQYRFDQYKERKSDEPAPQPVDAIAIVVESGAHLAARRCEQARIACQSTNWARDLANTPANDMTPSRLAGAALEMAEDAGCEGEVLHRDQLEELEMGAFLGVARGSAEPPTLSVLHYKHDAATKTVAFVGKGVTFDTGGISLKPVQGMHEMKFDMCGAAAVFGAFRAIAALKPALNVVCVVPACENTPGGHAQKPGDVVRAYNGKTIEVNNTDAEGRLILADALAYTIREHQPDHVVNLATLTGACVVALGHYAAGLMSDDDALAESLEAAGAVTGERVWRLPLWDDYDKLLEGAHADICNIGPPKEAGTIVGGCFLKHFVGDTPWAHLDIAGTAWGGKNIPYLDPKHATGYGVRLLTEWAIKTSEKTV
- the miaB gene encoding tRNA (N6-isopentenyl adenosine(37)-C2)-methylthiotransferase MiaB produces the protein MSKRAHIQTFGCQMNEHDSQRMAKVLEAAGYEMIGDPANADVVLVNTCSVRENPENKVYSLLGRLRNLKKNGSQMIIGVAGCVAQQEGEAILKREKCVDMVFGPDNYFDLPEMIAAAERGERVLNTEWLSGKQKVQNFIPEERLEQVALEGCRGYIAITKGCDNFCSFCVVPYTRGREVSREPGNILREARAMIGQGAKEIWLLGQNVNSYKAGEAGFYELLDAVSRLDGLNRLRFTSPHPKDWNSRLSDLMAERKTICNHVHLPFQAGGNRVLKLMRRRHTIEEYLDKVRYMRSINPHIEISTDIIVGFPTETEEEFAWTLRVMEEVRFSQIFAFKYSVRPGTRAAKMEDDVPREVKETRLAQVLGLQERITGEQLRALAGTTHEVLIDGAHLRQQGVMNGRTEGFRPVSVPGPELEIGDLVDVRITGFRNHWLEAERLTGATAPAR
- a CDS encoding Gfo/Idh/MocA family oxidoreductase — protein: MSVLGIGIIGTGTWGTVHARTYAAMHGVRVLGVADLVAGRAEALANATAAAAYMDYRELLANDAIQAVSIVTPDFAHAEIALAAAEAGKHILCEKPLAMTVQQCEAIVMAAEKAGVKLMVDFHARWSPPLYKARQTIQNGDIGVPQHVYYRLSDRVHVPSKMLSWAGQSTVMWFIGSHSIDTIRWLLDDEVTRVYAVARSEVLKNMGIDTPDYYQATLHFRAGATAQLENSWILPDSQPSLIDLKCEVVGSKGAIYMDASHNRTLEKYTGKEASYPDILVMPTVYGRQMGFAAESIRHFAECVRDGKELLVTGRDGLQVTKAICAIEESVRSGHPVTVD
- a CDS encoding FkbM family methyltransferase; the encoded protein is MHRFGTAITLDMPVTNLDQFAREAGLCRMDVLRIDVESFEHAVLGGARLVLSTLRPIIAVEILEAADCAAIDAIRREARYQSLYIAGHDILPQETVAYREGHDNQLLCPQERLPELRDCLEEAGCRPGF